A single region of the Equus przewalskii isolate Varuska chromosome 26, EquPr2, whole genome shotgun sequence genome encodes:
- the TAL2 gene encoding T-cell acute lymphocytic leukemia protein 2 has translation MTRKIFTNTRERCRQQNVNSAFAKLRKLIPTHPPDKKLSKNETLRLAMRYINFLVKVLREQSLQPTAVAAQGNILGLFHQGPHLPDRTLLGDYQLPLPGPSHHIP, from the coding sequence ATGACCAGGAAGATCTTCACAAACACCAGGGAGCGGTGCAGGCAGCAGAATGTCAACAGTGCCTTTGCCAAGTTGAGGAAGCTCATCCCCACTCACCCTCCAGACAAAAAGCTGAGCAAAAATGAAACACTTCGCCTGGCGATGAGGTATATCAACTTCTTGGTCAAGGTCTTGCGAGAGCAAAGCCTGCAGCCAACGGCCGTGGCCGCTCAGGGAAACATTCTGGGACTCTTCCACCAAGGACCGCACCTGCCAGACAGGACGCTTCTCGGTGACTACCAGCTTCCTTTACCTGGCCCAAGCCACCACATTCCGTAG